In Zonotrichia leucophrys gambelii isolate GWCS_2022_RI chromosome 14, RI_Zleu_2.0, whole genome shotgun sequence, a single window of DNA contains:
- the CHST12 gene encoding carbohydrate sulfotransferase 12: protein MTKARLLRLSVVLVSIFMILLIIVYWDNVGTAHFYLHTSFSRPHSPGAIAAGEDWETLPDVDEFLAKLLSSSLKQNSSIPRKTEQLLVQGSNKPVVSNLEENVRGYDWSTHKDRTSLDQEKLQVERQRTLREFCANSSFTFPTKERSFDDIPNYELNHLIVDDRHGVIYCYVPKVACTNWKRVMIVLSESLLDQGVPYRNPLDIPREHVHNTSTHLTFNKFWRRYGKFSRHLMKIKLKKYTKFLFVRDPFVRLISAFRSKFELENEDFYRRFAIPMLKLYSNHTNLPTSVSEAFGAGLKVSFSDFIQYLLDPRTEKMAPFNEHWRQVYRLCHPCQIDYDFIGKLETLDEDAAYLLQLLKVDRLLRFPPSYRNRTASSWEDNWFAKIPLAWRQQLYKLYEADFVLFGYPKPENLLKD, encoded by the coding sequence ATGACCAAAGCACGGCTCCTCCGTCTGTCTGTGGTGCTGGTCTCCATCTTCATGATCCTCCTGATCATTGTGTACTGGGACAACGTGGGCACAGCTCACTTCTACCTGCACACATCCTTCTCCAGACCCCACTCCCCAGGCGCCATCGCAGCAGGTGAGGACTGGGAAACTTTGCCAGATGTAGATGAATTTTTGGCAAAGCTGCTGAGCTCAAGTCTGAAACAGAACAGCTCTATCCCCCGAaagacagagcagctcctcgtCCAGGGCTCCAACAAGCCTGTGGTGAGTAACTTGGAGGAGAACGTGCGGGGCTATGACTGGTCTACACACAAGGACAGGACCAGCTTGGACCAAGAGAAGCTGCAGGTAGAGAGGCAGAGAACATTGCGTGAGTTTTGTGCCAATTCCAGCTTCACCTTCCCCACCAAGGAGCGCTCCTTCGATGACATTCCCAACTACGAGCTCAACCACCTGATTGTGGATGACCGCCACGGCGTCATCTACTGCTACGTGCCCAAGGTGGCCTGCACCAACTGGAAGCGTGTGATGATCGTGCTGAGTGAGAGCCTGCTGGACCAGGGGGTGCCCTACAGGAACCCTCTGGATATCCCCCGCGAGCACGTCCACAACACCAGCACCCACCTGACCTTCAACAAGTTCTGGCGCCGCTACGGGAAGTTCTCGCGGCACCTGATGAAGATCAAGCTGAAGAAATACACCAAGTTCCTCTTCGTGCGAGACCCCTTCGTCCGCCTCATCTCCGCTTTCCGCAGCAAGTTCGAGCTGGAGAACGAGGACTTCTACCGGCGTTTCGCCATCCCCATGCTGAAGCTCTACTCCAACCACACCAACCTTCCCACCTCCGTCAGCGAGGCCTTCGGGGCGGGCCTCAAAGTCTCCTTTTCTGACTTCATCCAGTACTTACTGGATCCCAGGACAGAGAAGATGGCCCCGTTCAATGAGCACTGGAGGCAGGTTTACCGTCTGTGCCACCCGTGCCAGATAGACTATGATTTCATCGGGAAGCTGGAGACGCTGGATGAGGATGCTGCTTATTTACTGCAGCTCCTCAAAGTGGACAGGCTGCTTCGCTTCCCACCCAGCTACCGAAACAggactgccagcagctgggaagatAACTGGTTTGCCAAAATCCCACTGGcttggaggcagcagctctacAAGCTTTATGAAGCTGATTTTGTACTCTTTGGCTACCCCAAGCCAGAAAACTTGCTTAAAGACTGA